A window of Mucilaginibacter sp. PAMC 26640 contains these coding sequences:
- a CDS encoding phosphatidate cytidylyltransferase: protein MKTRAITGFFFIIVMIGSVLLGHYTFGIFYLALSLLCLHEFYGLNIQSGVQPNRVAGFLNAVLIYGLFAFITYQDSPMLHKLLFLLTISMAAIFVGELFEISIAPFTNIAYTFAGLILVCLPFTFFHALAYIKGSFNFHFPLAFLLMLWSNDTGAYLVGRAIGRTKLFERHSPKKTWEGFVGGVLIAAGVGYIISRYYPELQPAQWITIGVIIGSFGTLGDLVESMFKRSINIKDSGGLLPGHGGLLDRFDGFLMAAPIVYTYLYFVVNV from the coding sequence ATGAAAACACGCGCCATTACAGGCTTCTTCTTTATTATCGTAATGATAGGCTCTGTGTTGTTGGGCCACTATACTTTCGGAATTTTTTACCTGGCGTTAAGTCTGCTTTGCCTCCATGAGTTTTACGGGCTTAACATACAAAGCGGCGTACAACCCAACCGGGTGGCCGGCTTTTTAAATGCCGTGCTTATTTATGGCCTATTCGCTTTTATCACTTACCAGGATAGCCCAATGCTGCATAAACTGCTCTTCCTGTTAACCATTAGCATGGCAGCTATTTTTGTTGGGGAACTGTTTGAAATCTCTATAGCGCCATTCACCAATATTGCCTACACATTTGCCGGGTTGATTTTAGTGTGCCTGCCTTTTACGTTTTTTCATGCTTTGGCATATATAAAGGGTTCGTTCAATTTTCATTTTCCACTTGCGTTTTTGTTAATGCTTTGGAGTAACGATACCGGGGCATACCTGGTGGGCCGGGCCATTGGCCGCACAAAGCTGTTTGAAAGGCATTCGCCAAAAAAAACCTGGGAGGGCTTTGTCGGCGGCGTTTTAATAGCGGCCGGGGTTGGGTATATCATCAGCAGGTATTACCCGGAATTACAACCCGCCCAATGGATAACCATCGGCGTAATTATAGGCAGTTTTGGTACATTGGGAGACCTGGTGGAATCTATGTTTAAGCGCAGTATCAATATAAAAGACTCAGGTGGCCTACTACCGGGCCACGGGGGGTTACTGGACAGGTTCGATGGGTTTTTAATGGCCGCCCCAATTGTTTATACCTATCTGTACTTTGTTGTAAATGTTTAG
- a CDS encoding nitrogen fixation protein NifR, producing MSVQIGNIDLGEFPLLLAPMEDVSDPPFRYVCKQNGADMMYTEFISSEGLIRDAAKSRQKLDIFEYERPIGIQIFGSDIDHMREATEIASLAGPDLMDINYGCPVKQVACRGAGASLLQDIDKMVAMTKAVVGATHLPVTVKTRLGWDDNTKNVYEVAERLQDVGIKALTIHGRTRSQMYKGVADWSLIHDIKKNPRIKIPIFGNGDIDSPEKAAEWRMQYEVDGMMIGRAAIGYPWIFREIKHYFKTGEHLDKPTIAERIEVCKTHLEKSMEWKGPRTGIFEMRRHYSNYFKGVPDFKEFRMKLVTAGTVEEIMDILGEVDKKYAFEMA from the coding sequence ATGTCTGTACAAATAGGAAATATTGATTTAGGGGAGTTCCCGCTGTTGCTGGCGCCGATGGAAGACGTTAGCGACCCGCCGTTCCGGTATGTGTGCAAGCAAAACGGTGCGGATATGATGTATACCGAATTTATTTCTTCGGAGGGCCTCATCCGTGATGCCGCTAAGAGCCGCCAAAAGCTGGACATATTTGAGTATGAGCGCCCGATTGGCATCCAGATCTTCGGCAGTGATATTGATCACATGCGCGAAGCTACCGAAATTGCCTCTTTAGCCGGCCCCGATCTGATGGATATTAACTACGGTTGCCCGGTAAAGCAAGTAGCCTGCCGTGGTGCCGGTGCAAGTTTATTACAGGATATTGATAAAATGGTAGCTATGACCAAAGCGGTTGTAGGGGCTACACATTTGCCGGTAACGGTAAAAACCCGCCTGGGCTGGGATGATAATACTAAAAACGTTTACGAAGTAGCCGAGCGCCTGCAGGATGTTGGCATTAAGGCGCTAACTATACACGGCAGAACCCGGTCGCAGATGTATAAAGGCGTGGCCGACTGGAGCCTGATCCACGATATTAAAAAGAATCCGCGCATTAAGATCCCTATTTTTGGTAACGGTGATATTGATTCGCCGGAGAAAGCTGCCGAATGGCGGATGCAGTACGAAGTTGATGGCATGATGATTGGCCGTGCTGCTATTGGTTACCCTTGGATCTTCCGCGAAATAAAACATTATTTTAAAACCGGCGAACATTTAGATAAGCCCACCATTGCCGAACGCATTGAGGTTTGTAAAACCCACCTTGAAAAATCAATGGAATGGAAAGGCCCGCGTACAGGTATTTTCGAGATGCGCCGCCACTACAGTAACTATTTTAAAGGGGTGCCTGATTTTAAAGAGTTCCGGATGAAACTTGTTACCGCAGGTACCGTAGAAGAGATTATGGATATTTTAGGAGAGGTAGATAAAAAATATGCGTTTGAAATGGCGTAA
- a CDS encoding gliding motility protein GldN, giving the protein MASVCTPGRFTILRPAFIRPLDGAYRKTDMPNATKISAYANLREGDASFVKRIWREIDLREKMNQYIASPKQGLMKILMDGIESRDIVAYNATATKDNPNGDTFNSRLTAAQARQRLADSSVVDIFDKKSGDKTGSKVVAGEFNPDDVLKFRIKEDWYFDKQRGIFEPRIIGIAPLIKVKTSAGVANNEFQPAFWIYFPEVRTILATKPVVNRNSDATGLSYDDVFMKRLFTSHIVKQSNDKDERIRDYTKGIDQLYESERIKKGIADWEQANWQN; this is encoded by the coding sequence CTGGCCAGTGTTTGTACACCGGGCAGGTTTACTATTTTGCGGCCTGCATTCATCCGCCCGCTTGACGGGGCATATCGTAAAACGGATATGCCCAACGCCACAAAAATTTCGGCTTATGCCAACCTGCGCGAAGGTGACGCCTCGTTTGTAAAACGCATCTGGCGTGAGATAGATCTGCGCGAAAAAATGAACCAATATATTGCATCGCCAAAACAAGGGCTGATGAAAATATTGATGGACGGGATAGAGAGCCGGGATATTGTAGCCTATAACGCAACTGCCACGAAAGATAACCCGAACGGGGACACATTTAATAGCCGCCTAACCGCCGCACAGGCAAGGCAGCGATTGGCCGATAGCTCGGTTGTTGATATTTTCGACAAAAAATCGGGTGATAAAACTGGGTCAAAGGTTGTTGCGGGAGAATTTAACCCGGATGACGTACTGAAGTTCCGTATCAAAGAAGATTGGTATTTTGACAAACAACGGGGCATTTTTGAGCCACGGATAATCGGGATAGCGCCACTGATTAAAGTTAAAACCTCTGCAGGGGTGGCAAATAACGAATTTCAACCCGCTTTTTGGATCTACTTCCCCGAGGTGCGCACCATACTGGCTACAAAGCCTGTTGTAAACAGAAACAGTGATGCAACCGGATTGAGCTATGACGATGTATTTATGAAAAGATTGTTCACCAGCCATATTGTTAAACAATCTAATGATAAGGACGAACGTATCCGCGATTATACAAAAGGCATTGATCAACTATACGAGTCGGAACGCATTAAAAAAGGTATAGCCGACTGGGAGCAAGCCAACTGGCAAAATTAG
- a CDS encoding tRNA (guanine(37)-N(1))-methyltransferase, translating into MRFDIITVLPGLLESPFAHSILQRAQKKGISEIVVHNLRDYASGKQKSVDDYPYGGGSGMVMTIQPFAACIEKLKAEREYDEVIFMSPDGETLNQKIANQLSIKKNIIILCGHYKGIDQRIRDIYVTREISIGDYVLSGGELPAAVLVDAVVRLIPGVLSDETSALSDSFQNDLLDAPVYTRPADWNGHKVPDILLSGDTPKVEQWRFEQAVERTKQRRPDLLD; encoded by the coding sequence ATGCGTTTTGATATCATTACCGTACTGCCTGGCTTGCTGGAAAGCCCTTTCGCTCATTCCATTTTGCAGCGTGCTCAAAAAAAGGGGATCTCCGAAATTGTAGTGCATAACCTGCGCGATTATGCCAGCGGTAAACAAAAAAGTGTAGATGATTATCCTTATGGAGGTGGTAGCGGCATGGTGATGACCATACAGCCATTTGCTGCCTGTATAGAAAAACTAAAAGCGGAGCGTGAGTATGATGAGGTAATCTTCATGTCGCCTGATGGCGAAACACTTAATCAGAAGATTGCTAACCAGCTGTCTATCAAAAAGAACATTATTATTCTGTGCGGGCACTACAAGGGGATAGACCAGCGCATCCGCGATATTTATGTGACCAGGGAAATCTCTATCGGCGATTATGTCCTCTCCGGCGGTGAGTTACCCGCAGCTGTTCTGGTAGATGCAGTAGTCCGGCTGATCCCGGGTGTTTTATCAGATGAAACATCCGCCTTGTCTGATTCCTTCCAGAATGATCTGCTGGATGCCCCGGTTTATACCCGCCCTGCGGATTGGAATGGCCATAAAGTACCTGATATTCTGCTGAGCGGCGATACCCCAAAAGTAGAACAATGGCGCTTTGAACAAGCTGTGGAACGTACCAAACAAAGGCGGCCTGATCTGTTGGACTAG
- a CDS encoding 50S ribosomal protein L19: protein MDLVKFVEEQSIVKNQFPAFKAGDTVSVYYKIREGNKERIQLYQGVVLQRNSVGNSETFTVRKVSNGIGVERIFPYNSPNIDKIEVNSVGKVRRAKLFYLRALTGKAARIKSKRV from the coding sequence ATGGATTTAGTAAAATTTGTAGAAGAACAATCAATAGTTAAGAATCAATTTCCCGCTTTCAAAGCAGGTGATACTGTTAGCGTTTATTATAAAATCAGAGAAGGTAACAAAGAGCGTATACAGCTTTACCAGGGCGTTGTTTTGCAACGTAACAGTGTTGGCAACAGCGAAACTTTTACCGTACGTAAAGTATCTAACGGTATTGGTGTTGAGCGTATCTTCCCTTACAATTCTCCTAACATCGATAAAATAGAAGTAAATAGTGTTGGTAAAGTACGCCGCGCTAAATTATTCTACCTGCGTGCCCTTACCGGTAAAGCAGCCCGTATCAAATCAAAAAGAGTTTAA
- a CDS encoding Co2+/Mg2+ efflux protein ApaG — MATTITEGVKVSVETIYQPEYSNPANDHFMFAYRVTIENLGNYAVRLVSRHWYIFDSNGAKREVEGEGVVGQQPVIEPGNSHEYVSGCNLKTDMGSMKGEYQMERLLDGQLLDVQIPEFYLVAPYRYN; from the coding sequence ATGGCTACTACCATAACTGAAGGTGTTAAGGTTTCAGTTGAAACAATTTACCAGCCCGAATATTCTAACCCGGCAAACGATCACTTTATGTTTGCTTACCGGGTGACCATTGAGAACCTGGGCAATTATGCCGTGCGGCTTGTTAGTCGCCATTGGTATATATTTGATTCTAACGGCGCTAAACGCGAGGTAGAAGGCGAAGGCGTAGTAGGCCAGCAGCCGGTTATCGAACCCGGCAACTCCCACGAATATGTATCGGGCTGTAACCTGAAAACCGATATGGGCAGCATGAAAGGCGAATACCAAATGGAACGCCTGTTAGACGGTCAGCTTTTGGATGTGCAGATTCCCGAATTTTATCTGGTAGCCCCTTACAGGTATAATTAA